The DNA window GTTGTAGGCATTGCTGGCGATGTCCATCGTGCCGGCCGGGCACTTGAGTGCGGTGTCCTGTGCCAGGGGCGATGTCGAACTTCGGTAGTCCGGGTAGCTCAGATCGCCATAGTGAACCATCAGCGAAGCCCATGATTCATATCGAACGGTGCCGGCGGCATTGGCGATATCGCATGGCAGCAAAGCGTTCTTGTTCGAATTGCTGTACATCATCGCGCAGTTCCCCAACTGCTGCAGATTCGCGAGGCACTTGATCGTCTGCGCCTGTTGACGAGCGGCGGCCAGCGATGGGAGCAGAATGGAGATCAGCAGCGCAATGATTCCGATGACCACGAGCAACTCGACCAATGTAAAACCAGAACGGCGGGTGGAAGGGTTGGCAGACACCGAAGCCTCCAGAGAATTGCGGCCTGTCAGAATCCGTCGTCCCCACCCCGCAAAATGGCCCGGACCGACGAACCCGTCGGTGAAACAGCTCCGGGATTGCCATTCTCCATCGAGCGGAACTGCTGTCCCGTCGGCTGGTAAAATCACGCCTGGATGTGACCGGCTTGTCCCATTGTACCCGAGCGTAGACTTTCAGACCCCGGCGAAAAACTCGGGAAGCTCAATAAATGGCGAACGGGCAAGCCACCACAGGTGGCAAACATGTGTAAGCAAACGGCGGCGCAACCGTTCAGATGGACGACCCAAATATGCCTCGCCGCCTACACGTGGATCGCTCGCTTATCGACTGCCATTGCGGCTTCCTTGACGGCTTCGCTGAGCGTCGGGTGGGCGTGGAAGGATCGCGCCAGGTCTTCGCTGCTCGCCGCTAGTTCCATGGCCACCACGCATTCGGCGATCATGTCGCTGGCGTGCCCGGCGAGGATCTGCACGCCGACAATGCGGTCGGTCTTGGCGTCGGCGACGATCTTCACCCAGCCGTCGGCATCGTCGATGGACTTGGCCCGGCCGTTGGCAGTCATGGGGAATTTGCCGACGTTCACTTCCATTCCCGCCTTCTTCGCCTCGGCTTCGGTCAGGCCGACCTGTGCCAGCTCCGGGTGCGTATAGACGACGCCGGGCACCGTCTTGTAGTTGACGTGACCGGCTTTGCCGACCATCAGCTCGGCGGCGGCGACGCCTTCCTCTTCGGCCTTGTGGGCGAGCATCAGCCCGCCGATGACGTCGCCGATGGCGTAGATGCCATCAACATTCGTCTTGTAGTGGGCGTCCACCTTCACGAAGCCGCGCTGGTCGAGCTCAACACCGACCGCATCCAGTCCCAGCCCGGCGACGATCGGCTTACGGCCGGTGCAGACGAGGCACTTGTCAGCGATCTCGGTCTCGATCTTGTCGCCGACCTTGTAGGTGACGTGTACTTTGTCGCCTTTGATCTCGGCCTTCTGTGCGCCGGCGCCGAACTTGAACTTCAGTCCCTGCTTTTCGAGCAAAACCTGCAGCCGGCCGGCAAGTTCCTGGTCCATCAGCGGCAGGATGCCGGGGGTGAACTCGAGGACGACCACTTCGGAGCCGAGCCGGGCCCAGACCGAGCCCATTTCGACGCCGATGTACCCGCCGCCGACCACGATGAGCTTCTTGGGCACTTCTTTGAAGTCGAGCGCTTCGGTCGATGTCACGACGAACTTGCCGTCGAACGGCAGGCCCGGAAGCTCGGTCGGGATAGATCCCGTCGCGATCAGGATCTTTTTGGTCTTGAGCGTCGTGGTCTTGCCGTCGGCGGCTTTGACCTCAACCGTGTCCTTCGCGGCGATGCGGCCGGTGCCGGTGTACGGGTCAACCTTGTTCTTCTTAAACAGGTAGGTGATGCCGCCCGTCATGCCTTTGACGACCTGATCCTTGCGCGCCAGCAGCTTCGGCAGGTCGAGTGACAGGTTGCCGATGTTGATGCCGTGCCCGGCGAGCTTGGTCTTGGCTTCGTAGTAGCGGTTGGACGAGTCGAGCATCGCCTTGGAAGGGATGCAGCCGACGTTCAGGCAGGTGCCGCCCCACCAGCCCTTGTCGACGCAGGCGACCTTCATGCCGAGCTGCGCGGCGCGGATCGCGGCAACGTATCCGCCGGGGCCGGCACCGATGACGACGAGATCGTAACTGTTGGAAGCGACGGGATCGGAGGCTTGGGTCATAGGACGCGGAATTGTAGGGATCGGAGGCTTCGAGGGGTAGGTCATCACGCCGGCACGAACAGGATAGGCGTTAGGGCCTGCAACTCGATGCGTCAATCTTCTGCATCGTCTCTTGTAACGGTATACTGCTCACACGCCAATTCCCATCGAAAGGACCCGTCGCCATGCTTCGTCTCCCCCGGCTACCCACGTTGCTGTTGTCGGCTCTTGCCCTGACACATCTCGCGACCGCGGTCTTTGCCGACGGACCGGCGTTGCCACAGTGGGCTGACAACCAGGTGCGAGCCCGCCTGACGGTGGAGGGTGATAAGCTCAAGGCCGACAGCAAAACGACGGAGGCGAAGGATCTTGCGGCGCAGCTGACGCGACGCGACGCCGATGTTCGCCTGGCCAAACCTTCGACCGGCGTGCTTCCGGGTGACAAGCTTTATGACGCCGCCGCCAGGTCCACCGTGGTCTTCTCGAGCCTCTACAAGTGCAACAAGTGCGAGCACACGCACGCCAACGCCGCCAGCGGTGTGATCATTTCTGCCGACGGCATCGTCGCGACGAACTACCACGTGATGGCCAACAAGGAGGCGTTCGCGTTTGTCGCAATGACATACGACGGCAAGGTGTATCCGGTGGTTGAAGTGCTGGCGGCCGATGCGGTGCGCGACGTGGCGCTGGTGAAACTCGGCGGTGCCAGGGACCTTCCCGCCGCCCCGGTCCGCGCCGGCAGCACCCCGCTGACGGACGTCGTCGTGATGAGCCATCCCGACGGGCGGTTCTTCAGCATCACCAAGGGTGT is part of the Humisphaera borealis genome and encodes:
- the lpdA gene encoding dihydrolipoyl dehydrogenase, producing MTQASDPVASNSYDLVVIGAGPGGYVAAIRAAQLGMKVACVDKGWWGGTCLNVGCIPSKAMLDSSNRYYEAKTKLAGHGINIGNLSLDLPKLLARKDQVVKGMTGGITYLFKKNKVDPYTGTGRIAAKDTVEVKAADGKTTTLKTKKILIATGSIPTELPGLPFDGKFVVTSTEALDFKEVPKKLIVVGGGYIGVEMGSVWARLGSEVVVLEFTPGILPLMDQELAGRLQVLLEKQGLKFKFGAGAQKAEIKGDKVHVTYKVGDKIETEIADKCLVCTGRKPIVAGLGLDAVGVELDQRGFVKVDAHYKTNVDGIYAIGDVIGGLMLAHKAEEEGVAAAELMVGKAGHVNYKTVPGVVYTHPELAQVGLTEAEAKKAGMEVNVGKFPMTANGRAKSIDDADGWVKIVADAKTDRIVGVQILAGHASDMIAECVVAMELAASSEDLARSFHAHPTLSEAVKEAAMAVDKRAIHV
- a CDS encoding S1 family peptidase, giving the protein MLRLPRLPTLLLSALALTHLATAVFADGPALPQWADNQVRARLTVEGDKLKADSKTTEAKDLAAQLTRRDADVRLAKPSTGVLPGDKLYDAAARSTVVFSSLYKCNKCEHTHANAASGVIISADGIVATNYHVMANKEAFAFVAMTYDGKVYPVVEVLAADAVRDVALVKLGGARDLPAAPVRAGSTPLTDVVVMSHPDGRFFSITKGVVSRYFRRGKDGNGPVFMQITADYAKGSSGGPVLNTAGEVVGLVSSTNSVYYNQGKDGELQNLQMVFKDCVPADAILGLVKNAPAAK